A portion of the Canis lupus baileyi chromosome 38, mCanLup2.hap1, whole genome shotgun sequence genome contains these proteins:
- the F11R gene encoding junctional adhesion molecule A isoform X1, translated as MGTEATRGTSQLPLLASVILCSLALGRGAVYTSEPEVRVAENKPAKLSCSYSGFSSPRVEWKFAQGDITSLVCYNNKITASYEDRVTFSHSGITFHSVTRKDTGMYTCMVSDEGGNTYGEVTVKLIVLVPPSKPTVNIPSSATIGNRAVLTCSEKDGSPPSEFYWFKDGVLMPTEPKSSRAFSNSSYSLDHKTGELVFDPVSAFDTGEYICQAQNGYGTPMRSEAVRMEAAELNVGGIVAAVLVTLILLGFLILGIWFAYRRGYFDRAKKGTSSKKVIYSQPAARSEGEFRQTSSFLV; from the exons gctccctggcgTTGGGCAGGGGTGCTGTGTACACTTCGGAACCTGAAGTCAGAGTCGCTGAGAACAAAC CCGCCAAGTTGTCCTGCTCCTACTCTGGCTTCTCCTCTCCCCGCGTGGAGTGGAAGTTTGCTCAGGGGGACATCACCAGCCTCGTTTGCTATAACAACAAGATCACGG CTTCCTATGAGGACCGAGTTACCTTCTCGCACAGTGGCATCACTTTCCACTCCGTGACCCGTAAGGACACGGGGATGTATACTTGTATGGTCTCTGATGAAGGTGGCAACACCTATGGGGAGGTCACCGTCAAGCTCATTGTGCTTG TACCTCCATCCAAGCCCACGGTCAACATCCCCTCCTCTGCCACCATCGGGAATCGGGCAGTGCTGACCTGCTCGGAGAAAGATGGCTCTCCCCCTTCTGAGTTCTACTGGTTCAAGGACGGGGTCCTGATGCCCACAGAGCCCAAGAGCAGCCGGGCCTTCAGCAACTCTTCCTATAGCCTGGATCACAAGACAGGGGAGCTG GTCTTCGATCCTGTGTCAGCTTTTGATACTGGAGAATACATTTGTCAGGCACAGAATGGGTATGGGACACCCATGAGGTCAGAGGCGGTGCGCATGGAAGCTG CGGAGTTGAATGTGGGGGGCATCGTGGCAGCTGTCCTTGTCACACTCATTCTCcttggattcttgattttgggCATCTGGTTCGCCTATAGACGAGGCTACTTTGACA GAGCAAAGAAAGG GACCTCCAGTAAGAAGGTGATTTACAGCCAGCCCGCCGCTCGCAGCGAG GGGGAGTTCAGGCAGACCTCGTCGTTCCTGGTGTGA
- the F11R gene encoding junctional adhesion molecule A isoform X2, whose product MGTEATRGTSQLPLLASVILCSLALGRGAVYTSEPEVRVAENKPAKLSCSYSGFSSPRVEWKFAQGDITSLVCYNNKITASYEDRVTFSHSGITFHSVTRKDTGMYTCMVSDEGGNTYGEVTVKLIVLVPPSKPTVNIPSSATIGNRAVLTCSEKDGSPPSEFYWFKDGVLMPTEPKSSRAFSNSSYSLDHKTGELVFDPVSAFDTGEYICQAQNGYGTPMRSEAVRMEAGHGSWVPSEY is encoded by the exons gctccctggcgTTGGGCAGGGGTGCTGTGTACACTTCGGAACCTGAAGTCAGAGTCGCTGAGAACAAAC CCGCCAAGTTGTCCTGCTCCTACTCTGGCTTCTCCTCTCCCCGCGTGGAGTGGAAGTTTGCTCAGGGGGACATCACCAGCCTCGTTTGCTATAACAACAAGATCACGG CTTCCTATGAGGACCGAGTTACCTTCTCGCACAGTGGCATCACTTTCCACTCCGTGACCCGTAAGGACACGGGGATGTATACTTGTATGGTCTCTGATGAAGGTGGCAACACCTATGGGGAGGTCACCGTCAAGCTCATTGTGCTTG TACCTCCATCCAAGCCCACGGTCAACATCCCCTCCTCTGCCACCATCGGGAATCGGGCAGTGCTGACCTGCTCGGAGAAAGATGGCTCTCCCCCTTCTGAGTTCTACTGGTTCAAGGACGGGGTCCTGATGCCCACAGAGCCCAAGAGCAGCCGGGCCTTCAGCAACTCTTCCTATAGCCTGGATCACAAGACAGGGGAGCTG GTCTTCGATCCTGTGTCAGCTTTTGATACTGGAGAATACATTTGTCAGGCACAGAATGGGTATGGGACACCCATGAGGTCAGAGGCGGTGCGCATGGAAGCTG GGCACGGTTCTTGGGTGCCATCTGAGTACTGA